In one Lolium rigidum isolate FL_2022 chromosome 3, APGP_CSIRO_Lrig_0.1, whole genome shotgun sequence genomic region, the following are encoded:
- the LOC124701263 gene encoding flavanone 3-dioxygenase 2-like, with protein MAEQLISTSVHDKLPDSYVRNEAERPRLDEVVADANIPVVDLANPDRATVVSQIGAACRSHGFFQVLNHGLPVELMLAAMAVANDFFRLSPEEKAKLYSDDPAKKMRLSTSFNVRKETVHNWRDYLRLHCHPLEQFVPDWPANPPPFRDIMSEYCKEVRNLGFRLYAAISESLGLEDDYIKNVLGEQEQHMAVNFYPKCPSPELTYGLPAHTDPNALTILLMDEQVAGLQVLKEGKWIAVNPRPNALVINLGDQLQALSNGRYKSVWHRAVVNSDRARMSIASFLCPCNSVTLGPAEKLIGDETPAVYRNYTYDEYYKKFWSRNLDQEHCLELFRT; from the exons ATGGCTGAGCAGCTCATCTCCACGTCCGTGCACGATAAGCTGCCCGACAGCTACGTCCGGAACGAGGCGGAGCGGCCGCGCCTCGACGAGGTCGTCGCCGACGCCAacatccccgtcgtcgacctcgccaACCCCGACCGCGCCACCGTCGTGTCCCAGATCGGCGCCGCATGCCGCTCacacggcttcttccag GTGCTCAACCATGGACTGCCCGTGGAGCTGATGCTGGCAGCGATGGCTGTGGCGAACGACTTCTTCCGGctctcgccggaggagaaggcCAAGCTCTACTCCGACGACCCGGCCAAGAAGATGCGGCTCTCCACCAGCTTCAACGTCCGCAAGGAGACCGTGCACAACTGGCGCGACTACCTCCGCCTCCACTGCCACCCGCTCGAGCAGTTCGTCCCGGACTGGCCGGCCAATCCACCGCCCTTCAG GGATATAATGAGTGAATACTGCAAAGAAGTTCGAAATCTTGGGTTCAGGCTCTACGCTGCGATATCAGAGAGCCTGGGGTTGGAAGACGACTACATCAAGAATGTGCTTGGCGAGCAGGAGCAGCACATGGCCGTGAACTTCTACCCCAAGTGCCCGTCGCCGGAGCTCACTTACGGGCTCCCGGCGCACACGGACCCAAACGCCCTCACTATCCTGCTCATGGACGAACAGGTGGCCGGGCTACAGGTCCTCAAGGAAGGCAAGTGGATCGCTGTGAACCCCCGTCCCAACGCACTCGTGATCAATCTTGGTGATCAACTGCAG GCCCTGAGCAATGGGAGATATAAGAGCGTGTGGCACCGAGCCGTAGTGAACTCGGACAGAGCAAGGATGTCCATCGCTTCCTTCCTGTGCCCCTGCAATAGCGTGACTCTCGGTCCCGCTGAGAAGCTCATCGGTGACGAAACGCCCGCCGTCTACCGAAATTACACCTACGACGAGTACTACAAAAAGTTCTGGAGCAGGAACTTGGATCAGGAACATTGTCTGGAGCTCTTCAGAACCTAA